Proteins encoded within one genomic window of uncultured Draconibacterium sp.:
- a CDS encoding ATP-binding protein codes for MLVKLNKYTYLILAIGILVVAAILENGLLRRNPETKLIDDFQTQLLANEAELQNKLLEIKQVLMEDDLDEDISEFFSRDETLIRETGFGAMVFKNKELFFWSDRGITFYNRLEDLPKTSGLVQLPNGYYLVDTMNVGEYTAAVFHLIKYNYTYENKYLQNNFFKNYRLPNDYIIRTKKYNRGYDIVDLKGDYLFTLLPYGNYLCTTNQLYFPGAIYFIGLILLLFYFRKEFVESDAAFFLKLVSLGVALFVVYWIHLIFQVPKVFFHLKFFSPDYFAINDWLPSLGDYFLLAIFFLFWIYNFAIDLNIPDLQKNSGLPRKGIITLLLIFNASLYLLVDNLIKELIYNSTVSFALNKIIDISPQSILGIFAVSLLLLGVVFFTIRVNEKTLKNFKLHQLILLTLVISLFFAGVQYLAVQNVSIYALLLFILCVLLSSLITRHYLQTFTLSYLIIYVAVVSVFSLVVINRTISKKDKEQQKLLAVTLVAERDPAAEVFMTEIQYQLTEDGAITSLLNQNRDEDAVEYIRQSYFNTYFRKYLLNIYVCHSNDNLIIQPDDREVSCRPFMDDQIEAQGLQIPGTNFYFMDNMNGRISYTGRWDYPKVDGGKGVTIYIDLDSDLLFEGIGFPELLIDKSMARSDIYRKFNYAKYYAGELTDKYGDYNYNYNGHVYLKSDDEFSFLRQDKYEHLVYHTSQQNYVVVSRELLTPIDYLISFPYLFVFYFLTLLVVLIIINQSIREKRVFFDLKFKIQAAIISIVFISLMVVAGVTLFYNVKEYRQKHQDDLNEKMKSISEEIDMRLTDKHEITPELEEWLREELAKLSNIFRTDINIYGTDGRLIASSRFEIFERGLVSSRINARANYEVYQNYSISYFQPENIGRLSYLSAYRPIINNYGDYLGVINLPYFIRQDNYSQEISTFIVAFINLYVLLFLASIIAAVFIANQITRPLVVIQENLQKMQLGKRNEPIQYNRKDEIGSLVREYNKKVDELAVSADLLARSERESAWREMAKQIAHEIKNPLTPMKLNIQYLQRAKGKNEEYNEFVDRVTSTLIEQIDNLSNIATEFSNFAKIPTARNQVFCLADQLKKSIDLYGTHSEIDIRFDSNGYESLEVNADREQLSRAIINLIRNAIQAIPEDRKGRIKIRLDRRQHMAVISVQDNGAGIDAELRDKLFSPSFTTKTSGMGLGLSIVKNIVENFAGKIWFETEMGKGTTFYLEIPVYEETLIN; via the coding sequence ATGTTGGTTAAACTAAATAAATATACTTACCTCATTTTGGCCATCGGTATTTTGGTTGTGGCTGCCATTCTCGAAAATGGTTTGCTTCGTCGAAATCCGGAAACCAAACTAATAGACGATTTTCAGACTCAGCTACTGGCAAACGAAGCCGAGCTTCAAAATAAGCTGCTCGAAATTAAACAGGTATTGATGGAAGATGACCTGGATGAGGATATCAGCGAATTTTTTAGCCGCGACGAAACACTTATCCGCGAAACCGGATTTGGTGCGATGGTTTTTAAAAATAAAGAACTGTTTTTTTGGTCCGACCGTGGAATTACTTTCTACAACCGGCTGGAAGATCTGCCAAAAACCAGTGGCCTTGTACAATTGCCAAACGGCTATTACCTGGTTGATACGATGAATGTAGGCGAGTATACAGCTGCCGTTTTTCATTTAATAAAATACAATTACACGTACGAAAACAAGTACCTGCAAAATAATTTCTTTAAAAATTACAGGCTCCCTAACGATTATATTATACGAACCAAAAAGTACAATCGGGGCTACGACATTGTAGATCTGAAAGGCGATTATCTGTTCACTCTTTTGCCTTACGGAAATTATTTGTGTACCACAAATCAGCTGTATTTCCCCGGTGCCATTTATTTTATCGGGCTTATTTTACTGCTGTTTTATTTCCGAAAAGAGTTTGTCGAGAGCGATGCGGCGTTCTTTCTGAAACTAGTTTCGCTGGGTGTGGCGCTGTTTGTGGTGTATTGGATTCACCTTATTTTCCAGGTGCCCAAGGTTTTCTTCCATCTTAAATTTTTTAGCCCCGATTATTTTGCCATAAACGACTGGTTGCCTTCGCTGGGAGACTATTTTCTTTTGGCTATATTTTTCCTGTTCTGGATTTACAATTTCGCTATCGATTTGAATATTCCGGATTTACAGAAAAACTCTGGTTTACCGCGAAAAGGAATCATTACCCTGCTTTTGATTTTTAATGCCAGCCTGTATTTGCTGGTCGATAATTTGATAAAAGAGCTCATCTATAATTCAACCGTTTCGTTTGCACTGAACAAGATTATCGATATTTCTCCACAAAGTATTCTGGGAATTTTTGCAGTAAGTTTATTATTGCTGGGTGTTGTATTTTTTACCATCAGGGTAAACGAAAAAACGCTGAAGAATTTTAAACTCCACCAACTGATTTTATTAACGCTGGTAATTAGTTTATTCTTTGCCGGAGTACAATATCTTGCAGTACAAAATGTATCTATTTACGCGTTGTTGCTATTCATCCTTTGCGTTTTGCTTTCCTCGCTGATAACCCGGCACTACCTGCAAACGTTTACCTTAAGTTATTTAATTATTTACGTGGCGGTGGTTTCAGTTTTCTCCTTGGTTGTTATTAACCGAACCATCAGTAAAAAGGATAAAGAACAACAGAAATTGTTGGCTGTAACCCTGGTTGCAGAGCGCGATCCGGCAGCCGAAGTTTTTATGACAGAGATACAATACCAGCTTACAGAGGACGGGGCCATAACAAGTTTGTTAAACCAAAACAGAGATGAAGATGCTGTTGAGTATATCAGGCAATCGTATTTCAACACGTATTTCAGAAAATATCTACTGAATATTTATGTGTGCCACAGTAACGATAATTTGATTATTCAGCCCGATGATCGGGAAGTTTCGTGCAGGCCATTTATGGATGATCAGATTGAGGCGCAGGGTTTACAAATACCGGGTACCAATTTTTATTTTATGGATAATATGAACGGACGGATCTCATACACCGGTCGTTGGGATTATCCTAAAGTTGACGGCGGAAAAGGCGTTACTATTTATATCGATCTGGATTCGGACTTGTTGTTTGAAGGGATTGGTTTCCCCGAGTTACTGATCGATAAATCGATGGCCCGATCTGATATTTATCGCAAATTCAATTATGCCAAATATTATGCCGGCGAGCTTACCGATAAATACGGCGATTATAACTACAATTATAACGGGCATGTTTATCTAAAATCTGATGACGAGTTTTCATTTCTCCGCCAGGATAAATATGAGCACCTGGTTTACCACACCAGCCAGCAGAATTATGTAGTGGTTTCGAGGGAGTTGCTAACACCGATTGATTACCTGATTTCTTTTCCGTATTTATTTGTGTTCTATTTTCTTACGTTGCTGGTTGTACTGATAATAATCAATCAGTCGATTAGGGAGAAAAGAGTATTCTTCGATCTGAAATTTAAGATTCAGGCGGCTATTATTTCCATTGTTTTTATCTCGTTAATGGTTGTTGCCGGGGTTACCCTTTTCTACAATGTGAAAGAATACAGGCAGAAACACCAGGATGATCTGAATGAGAAAATGAAGTCGATTTCAGAGGAAATTGATATGCGTCTGACCGATAAACACGAAATTACACCGGAACTGGAAGAGTGGTTACGCGAGGAACTGGCAAAACTTTCAAATATTTTCCGAACAGATATTAATATTTATGGTACCGACGGGCGGCTTATCGCTTCATCGCGTTTCGAGATTTTTGAGCGCGGATTGGTTTCGTCGCGAATTAATGCCCGTGCCAATTACGAGGTGTATCAGAACTACTCTATCAGTTATTTTCAGCCTGAAAATATAGGCCGGCTTTCGTATCTGTCGGCATACCGGCCAATTATCAATAATTACGGCGATTACCTGGGCGTTATCAATCTGCCTTATTTTATCCGGCAGGATAACTACAGCCAGGAGATTTCTACTTTTATTGTGGCTTTCATCAACCTGTATGTGTTGTTGTTCTTGGCCAGTATTATTGCTGCTGTTTTTATTGCCAACCAGATTACCCGGCCGCTGGTTGTGATTCAGGAAAACCTGCAAAAAATGCAGTTGGGTAAACGTAATGAACCAATCCAATACAACCGGAAAGACGAAATTGGTAGCCTGGTAAGAGAATACAATAAAAAAGTTGATGAACTTGCGGTAAGTGCCGATCTGCTGGCGCGTTCGGAAAGGGAATCTGCATGGCGCGAAATGGCAAAACAAATTGCGCATGAGATTAAAAATCCGCTTACGCCGATGAAGCTGAACATTCAGTATTTGCAGCGTGCCAAAGGGAAAAACGAAGAGTACAACGAGTTTGTTGACCGAGTGACTTCAACGCTTATCGAGCAAATCGACAACCTTTCGAATATTGCTACCGAGTTCTCGAACTTTGCAAAAATTCCAACGGCCCGTAATCAAGTATTCTGTTTGGCCGATCAGCTGAAGAAATCGATTGATCTGTACGGAACGCACAGTGAAATAGATATTAGATTTGATTCGAACGGTTACGAAAGCCTGGAAGTAAATGCAGATAGAGAACAGTTGTCGCGGGCAATTATAAACCTGATTCGAAATGCCATTCAGGCCATTCCCGAGGATCGTAAAGGAAGGATTAAAATCAGGCTCGACCGACGCCAACACATGGCCGTGATTTCGGTACAAGACAACGGTGCAGGAATTGATGCCGAGTTGCGCGATAAGTTGTTTAGTCCGAGTTTTACCACCAAAACAAGTGGAATGGGATTGGGACTTTCGATTGTAAAGAATATCGTTGAAAATTTTGCCGGCAAAATCTGGTTCGAAACCGAGATGGGAAAAGGCACCACTTTTTACCTCGAAATTCCGGTGTATGAGGAAACGTTGATAAATTAA
- a CDS encoding iron-containing alcohol dehydrogenase, with amino-acid sequence MAVNFSFATAGQIIFGNHSLEKVPDLVAGFGKKVVLVTGKNSSRAEELMAKFSPETDTVLFNVSGEPTTDLIERGVQLAREHASDVVVGIGGGSVIDSAKAIAALATNKGELLDYLEVIGRGKPLTEKPLPCIAIPTTAGTGAEVTKNSVIKSPENNVKVSLRDNQMYPDIAVVDPVLTWSMPPALTASTGVDALTHLLETFVSNQANPFIDMVCREGMTRISRSLRKAYKDGSDKQAREDMAMASLLGGMALANVKLGAVHGFAGPMGGMFPIPHGAVCACLMSAVIEENIRALRDSKLDSSKYDELAKILTGNEKAMSNDAVIWAAELVAELQIPSLSEFGLSRDDFPVLVKKAKVASSMKGNPVELADEQLFRILERSL; translated from the coding sequence ATGGCAGTTAATTTTTCATTTGCAACCGCAGGGCAAATTATTTTTGGAAATCATTCGCTGGAGAAAGTACCCGATCTTGTTGCCGGTTTTGGGAAGAAAGTTGTTTTGGTAACGGGAAAGAATTCGTCGCGTGCTGAAGAGTTGATGGCGAAATTTAGCCCTGAAACGGACACTGTGCTCTTTAATGTTTCCGGCGAGCCAACCACCGATTTAATTGAGAGGGGTGTCCAATTGGCACGCGAACATGCAAGTGATGTGGTTGTAGGTATTGGCGGAGGCAGCGTAATCGACAGTGCTAAAGCAATTGCTGCCTTGGCAACCAATAAAGGCGAGTTGCTCGATTATCTGGAAGTGATTGGGCGCGGAAAACCGCTGACTGAAAAACCTTTGCCGTGTATTGCCATTCCAACAACGGCCGGAACCGGTGCCGAGGTAACCAAAAATTCGGTAATAAAATCGCCCGAAAATAATGTGAAAGTCAGCCTGCGAGATAATCAGATGTACCCCGATATTGCTGTGGTTGATCCGGTGCTTACCTGGTCGATGCCACCGGCATTAACAGCCAGTACCGGTGTTGACGCGTTAACACATTTATTGGAGACATTTGTGTCGAACCAGGCGAATCCGTTTATCGATATGGTTTGCCGGGAGGGGATGACACGGATCTCGCGATCTTTACGAAAAGCATACAAAGACGGTAGTGATAAGCAGGCGCGCGAAGATATGGCAATGGCCAGTCTTTTGGGAGGAATGGCATTGGCCAATGTAAAACTAGGTGCTGTACATGGTTTTGCCGGACCAATGGGAGGCATGTTTCCTATTCCGCACGGAGCTGTTTGTGCCTGCCTGATGTCGGCAGTGATTGAAGAGAATATTCGGGCCTTGAGAGATAGTAAACTTGATAGCTCGAAATATGATGAGTTGGCAAAAATCCTTACCGGAAACGAAAAGGCCATGTCGAACGACGCAGTTATTTGGGCAGCGGAATTGGTGGCCGAATTACAAATACCGTCCTTATCGGAGTTTGGATTATCAAGAGATGATTTTCCGGTGTTGGTTAAAAAAGCAAAAGTGGCAAGCAGCATGAAAGGTAATCCGGTAGAGCTGGCAGATGAGCAGTTGTTTCGCATTTTGGAGCGGTCGTTATAA
- the mutL gene encoding DNA mismatch repair endonuclease MutL — MSDIIQLLPDAVANQIAAGEVIQRPASVVKELVENALDAGATEITINLKDAGKTLIQISDNGSGMSPTDARMAFERHATSKIREANDLFAIRTMGFRGEALASIAAIADVELRTKKADDEVGTFIHIIGSEVKTQEPVGCNNGTNFMIKNLFFNVPARRKFLKANSTELKHIIWEIQRVALPNPDIKLSLIHNGSPVYDLRPANHRKRLVDVFGKTLNQSLINVDEDTSIVKVFGYIGQPKYARKTLGEQFFFVNGRFMRHPYFHKAITQAYEQLLPPDTYPSYFLFLELDPETIDINVHPTKTEIKFENERDIWPIIHASIRESLGKHNVVPSIDFDQSGSIDIPVPKKDGEGVRFPEIQINPDYNPFNNENQFAERGYSPFEKDSAGQGRSSSPDSEREKKNLDNWEDLYQGAQLKLKPETEYRESAPQTDDLYANAPGQFSGKKVLQLKQRYVLTPVKSGLMVIDQKRAHERILYEKFMEVLKSDSVASQQQLFPQTIELNPADSALLKSILEDLLSLGFDIREFGKDTFIINGTPGVLDISSPELILEKLLEEYKTSPVDAHSKAKEQIAVSLAKASAMDYGTDLKQEEVDHLIDNLFACATPNFSPDGKKVLSIISTDDIEKSFSK; from the coding sequence TTGAGCGATATTATTCAGTTATTACCCGATGCAGTAGCCAATCAGATTGCTGCCGGAGAAGTTATTCAGCGACCGGCATCGGTTGTGAAAGAGCTTGTGGAAAATGCTCTTGATGCGGGCGCAACTGAAATAACCATCAATCTAAAAGACGCAGGAAAGACCCTTATTCAAATTTCGGACAACGGAAGCGGAATGTCGCCAACCGATGCAAGGATGGCTTTTGAGCGGCATGCTACTTCAAAAATTCGTGAAGCCAACGATTTGTTTGCCATTCGCACCATGGGCTTCCGTGGTGAAGCACTGGCATCGATTGCTGCCATTGCCGATGTTGAATTGCGCACTAAAAAAGCCGACGATGAGGTAGGCACTTTTATACATATTATTGGCTCTGAAGTAAAAACACAGGAGCCTGTCGGGTGCAATAACGGCACCAATTTTATGATTAAAAACCTGTTTTTTAATGTGCCGGCACGTCGCAAATTCCTGAAAGCAAATTCAACCGAATTAAAACATATTATCTGGGAAATTCAGCGTGTAGCATTGCCCAATCCCGACATTAAATTGTCATTGATTCACAATGGCTCACCTGTTTATGATTTGCGGCCTGCCAACCACCGAAAACGTTTAGTAGATGTGTTTGGAAAAACACTGAACCAGAGCCTGATAAATGTGGACGAAGATACCAGTATTGTAAAGGTGTTTGGTTACATCGGGCAGCCAAAATATGCCCGCAAAACATTGGGCGAACAGTTCTTTTTTGTGAACGGTCGTTTTATGCGTCATCCGTATTTTCATAAGGCGATTACACAGGCTTACGAGCAGTTGTTGCCACCCGACACGTATCCTTCGTATTTTCTGTTTCTGGAGCTCGATCCGGAGACAATCGACATCAATGTGCACCCAACAAAAACCGAGATAAAATTTGAAAACGAACGCGATATCTGGCCGATAATTCATGCGTCGATACGCGAATCGTTAGGTAAACACAATGTGGTGCCCTCGATCGATTTCGACCAGAGTGGAAGTATTGATATTCCGGTTCCGAAAAAAGATGGCGAGGGGGTGCGTTTCCCGGAAATACAGATCAATCCCGACTACAATCCGTTTAACAACGAAAATCAGTTTGCCGAACGTGGCTACTCGCCTTTCGAGAAAGATTCTGCTGGGCAGGGAAGAAGCAGTTCGCCCGACTCAGAAAGAGAGAAGAAGAACCTTGATAACTGGGAAGACCTATATCAGGGAGCGCAATTGAAATTAAAGCCCGAAACGGAATACCGCGAAAGTGCACCGCAAACTGATGATTTGTATGCCAATGCGCCGGGGCAATTCAGCGGTAAAAAGGTTCTGCAGTTGAAACAACGTTATGTGTTAACACCGGTAAAATCGGGTTTAATGGTTATCGACCAGAAGCGGGCACACGAACGTATTTTGTACGAAAAATTTATGGAGGTGCTGAAATCGGATTCGGTGGCCAGCCAGCAACAGTTATTTCCGCAAACCATCGAACTCAATCCTGCCGATTCGGCGTTGTTGAAATCGATTCTGGAAGACCTGTTATCGTTGGGATTCGATATTCGCGAATTTGGTAAAGACACTTTTATTATAAACGGCACGCCGGGTGTATTAGATATTTCGTCGCCCGAGCTGATTCTTGAAAAATTGCTGGAAGAATATAAAACATCGCCGGTTGATGCGCACTCAAAAGCAAAGGAGCAAATTGCGGTATCGTTGGCAAAAGCATCGGCTATGGATTATGGAACTGACCTGAAACAGGAGGAGGTAGATCACCTGATTGATAATTTGTTTGCCTGCGCTACACCCAATTTTTCGCCCGACGGAAAAAAGGTGTTGAGCATCATTTCTACAGATGATATCGAAAAAAGTTTTTCAAAATGA
- a CDS encoding DUF4783 domain-containing protein, with protein MKNFKHIVSIILILCSFIAVAAHSPQDKKVPNEINVGLATGDAKVLSSYFNQNVELVVLDNDNVYSKAQAQQIVTNFFNKFPPLEENAFSIIHDSGKENAQYVIGKLKTEKGDFRVYFLLKQNDGKQYIHQLRIEQQ; from the coding sequence ATGAAAAATTTTAAACATATAGTTTCAATTATCCTGATACTTTGCAGTTTCATTGCAGTAGCTGCTCATTCGCCTCAGGACAAAAAGGTTCCGAACGAAATTAATGTTGGTTTGGCAACCGGAGATGCAAAAGTACTTTCCTCTTATTTTAACCAAAACGTAGAATTGGTAGTACTTGATAACGACAATGTATACAGCAAAGCCCAGGCCCAACAAATTGTAACCAACTTTTTCAACAAATTCCCTCCACTGGAAGAAAATGCTTTTAGCATCATTCACGATAGTGGAAAAGAAAATGCGCAATACGTAATTGGGAAATTAAAAACAGAAAAAGGCGATTTCAGGGTTTACTTTTTGCTTAAACAAAACGATGGCAAACAATACATTCACCAACTACGAATTGAACAACAATAA
- a CDS encoding rhomboid family intramembrane serine protease yields MDIAGDIKRTFKEGSVLTRLIYINIGVFLLLKIIGVFFFLSGQSLPVYQWLSVPSVVDVLAQRPWTPITYMFLHQGFIHLLFNMLGLYWFGQLFLYHFEGDKMLGVYLMGGLWGAFLYIIAYNFIPVFSSDNALLLGASASIFAILVAVSFYDPNREIHLFFIGRFPLKYVAAFYVLLSVIGISSTNPGGNIAHLGGAFWGWFYIYQLRKGKDMGAGLVNLVNKIGEFFEGLFKHKSKMKITYRKPPRDDHEYNRQKHQQQDEINRILDKIAKSGYESLTKKERELLFKQGKK; encoded by the coding sequence GTGGATATTGCTGGCGACATAAAACGAACATTTAAAGAGGGATCGGTATTAACCCGTCTCATCTACATAAACATTGGTGTTTTCCTTTTGCTGAAAATTATCGGTGTTTTCTTTTTCCTGAGCGGACAAAGTTTGCCGGTGTATCAGTGGTTGTCGGTTCCTTCTGTTGTCGATGTTTTGGCACAACGCCCGTGGACGCCGATAACTTACATGTTTTTGCATCAGGGATTTATCCATCTCTTGTTTAATATGCTTGGCCTGTATTGGTTTGGCCAGTTGTTTCTTTATCATTTTGAGGGAGACAAAATGTTGGGCGTTTACCTGATGGGAGGACTTTGGGGAGCATTTTTATACATAATTGCCTACAATTTTATTCCCGTATTCAGCTCGGATAACGCATTATTGCTGGGGGCTTCCGCATCAATTTTTGCCATTTTAGTAGCCGTTTCTTTTTACGATCCTAACCGCGAGATACACCTGTTTTTTATTGGTCGTTTCCCGCTGAAATATGTAGCTGCTTTTTACGTTTTACTATCGGTAATCGGTATTTCATCAACAAATCCGGGAGGTAATATTGCGCATTTAGGTGGTGCTTTCTGGGGATGGTTTTATATTTATCAATTACGAAAAGGAAAAGATATGGGAGCGGGATTGGTAAACCTTGTAAATAAAATAGGTGAGTTTTTTGAGGGGCTTTTTAAGCACAAAAGTAAAATGAAAATTACTTACCGAAAACCTCCGCGCGACGATCATGAATACAACCGACAGAAACATCAGCAGCAGGACGAGATTAATCGTATTCTGGATAAAATTGCAAAGTCAGGTTATGAGAGTTTAACCAAAAAAGAAAGGGAACTACTTTTTAAACAAGGGAAAAAATAG
- a CDS encoding rhomboid family intramembrane serine protease — protein sequence MNYRPALNMPPVVKNLILANVLFFIATIVLNQTGTDLYSILGLYFPLSEKFRLYQIFTYMFMHSTPGFGHIFFNMFALFMFGRVLEGVWGPKRFLTFYLVTGVGAALIQLLVTYIEYKVAVAHVAPDQLAYFREIAAQGKYIPGTVSEKITTFMNTPTVGASGAVFGILLGFGMLFPNTELMLLFPPIPIKAKYFVIGYGALELFFGVSGIQGSVAHFAHLGGMLFGYFMIKYWNKHSNRFY from the coding sequence ATGAATTATCGTCCAGCCTTAAATATGCCACCAGTGGTAAAGAACCTGATTCTTGCCAACGTGTTGTTTTTTATTGCCACAATTGTTTTAAATCAAACCGGAACTGATTTATATTCCATTTTGGGTTTGTATTTCCCGCTTTCTGAAAAATTTAGGTTATACCAGATTTTTACTTACATGTTTATGCATAGTACGCCGGGATTTGGGCATATTTTCTTCAATATGTTTGCGTTGTTCATGTTCGGTCGTGTGCTGGAAGGTGTTTGGGGGCCAAAGCGTTTTCTAACTTTTTATTTGGTTACAGGAGTAGGAGCAGCGCTTATACAACTGCTGGTTACCTACATTGAGTATAAAGTTGCAGTTGCACATGTTGCGCCCGATCAGCTGGCTTACTTCAGAGAGATTGCAGCGCAGGGGAAATATATTCCGGGTACAGTTTCAGAAAAGATTACAACATTTATGAATACGCCAACAGTTGGTGCTTCGGGTGCGGTTTTTGGCATTTTGTTAGGTTTCGGAATGCTGTTCCCAAATACCGAGCTGATGTTGCTCTTTCCGCCAATACCGATTAAAGCTAAGTATTTTGTAATTGGTTACGGTGCTTTGGAGTTGTTTTTTGGCGTATCAGGAATACAGGGAAGTGTAGCACACTTTGCTCACCTCGGCGGAATGTTATTTGGTTATTTTATGATCAAATACTGGAATAAACATTCTAACCGTTTTTATTAA
- the rlmH gene encoding 23S rRNA (pseudouridine(1915)-N(3))-methyltransferase RlmH: MKITLLVVGKTDAAYIRDGINEYLKRLKHYISFDMEVIPDIKKGKNTNPEMQKNREGEIILSKLAPGKELHLFDEKGKMFSSVEFSRFLEKKMISGPKELILVVGGPYGFSEEVYKGASSKISLSRLTFSHQMVRLLCVEQIYRAMTILKGEPYHHE; this comes from the coding sequence ATGAAGATTACATTACTGGTTGTTGGTAAAACTGATGCGGCCTATATACGAGATGGGATAAATGAATATTTAAAACGCCTGAAACACTATATCAGTTTCGATATGGAAGTTATTCCCGATATTAAAAAGGGAAAAAATACCAACCCGGAAATGCAGAAAAATAGGGAAGGTGAAATTATTCTTTCAAAACTGGCTCCGGGCAAAGAGTTGCACTTGTTTGATGAAAAAGGAAAAATGTTCTCGTCGGTTGAGTTTTCTCGGTTTTTAGAGAAGAAAATGATAAGCGGTCCAAAAGAGCTGATTCTGGTAGTGGGCGGTCCATACGGTTTTTCGGAGGAGGTGTATAAAGGAGCCAGCTCAAAAATTTCACTATCACGTTTAACTTTTTCGCATCAAATGGTGCGATTGTTGTGTGTTGAGCAAATATACAGAGCAATGACAATTTTGAAAGGCGAACCGTATCATCATGAATAG
- a CDS encoding YihY/virulence factor BrkB family protein translates to MASEKITFNRIKKLSERAAEHAKRISLPLFDGVPLYDVLLFFWRSIVDGSITTRASGIAFSFFLALFPSIIFLFTLIPSSGFEQELFTIIHELVPEKIWPAIEETIAQIILENTDSTVKSFNFLMALMFATNGFVSMMSAFDATVHNINRRKWWSQYITAVMLLVIFTLLLIVAIAMLTGGQALIHYLEQIDILRDHFSVILLTIGKWIITITIFFFAFSFLYYMAPAKKTKWRFISAGGTLATVLSIFGFVGMKYYLNNFSQYNILYGSIGTLLAVLLLMYVMSLILLIGFELNASIYQAHTYQEDD, encoded by the coding sequence ATGGCATCGGAAAAAATCACTTTTAATCGAATTAAAAAGCTGAGCGAAAGAGCCGCTGAACACGCCAAACGAATTTCGCTTCCCCTTTTTGATGGAGTACCTCTGTACGATGTTTTGTTGTTTTTCTGGAGAAGTATCGTCGACGGATCGATAACAACTCGCGCATCAGGCATTGCATTTTCTTTTTTTCTTGCTTTGTTTCCAAGTATCATCTTTTTATTCACCCTTATTCCCTCCAGTGGTTTCGAGCAAGAACTTTTTACAATAATTCATGAATTAGTACCCGAAAAAATCTGGCCTGCTATAGAAGAAACAATTGCTCAAATTATATTAGAGAATACAGACAGTACGGTTAAATCATTTAACTTTCTTATGGCTCTTATGTTTGCAACAAATGGTTTTGTTTCCATGATGAGTGCCTTTGATGCGACTGTTCACAATATTAACAGAAGAAAGTGGTGGAGTCAATACATAACGGCTGTTATGCTTCTGGTTATTTTTACGTTGTTACTTATTGTAGCTATTGCGATGTTAACAGGAGGTCAGGCGTTGATCCACTACCTTGAACAAATTGATATTCTCCGCGACCATTTTTCAGTAATTTTGCTTACCATAGGAAAATGGATAATAACGATCACGATCTTCTTTTTTGCCTTCTCGTTCCTGTACTATATGGCGCCGGCAAAAAAAACCAAGTGGCGGTTTATCTCAGCTGGAGGAACACTGGCGACTGTTTTAAGCATATTCGGTTTTGTAGGAATGAAATACTACTTGAACAACTTTAGCCAGTACAATATTCTATATGGATCAATTGGGACATTATTGGCAGTGTTGCTTCTGATGTATGTGATGTCGTTGATTTTGCTGATCGGCTTTGAACTGAATGCGAGTATTTACCAGGCACACACTTACCAGGAAGATGATTAG
- a CDS encoding putative quinol monooxygenase encodes MFIVHVFIHVKEDCIEAFKAATIENGQNSINEPGIARFDFVEQQDDPTRFVLVEVYRTADDPAKHKETAHYQKWRDTVADMMAEPRSALKFYNVHPDEKGWD; translated from the coding sequence ATGTTTATCGTTCACGTATTTATTCACGTAAAAGAAGATTGTATCGAGGCGTTTAAAGCGGCCACCATCGAGAATGGGCAAAACAGTATTAACGAACCAGGAATTGCCCGTTTTGATTTTGTAGAACAACAAGACGATCCTACGCGTTTTGTATTAGTGGAGGTGTATCGCACGGCCGACGATCCGGCGAAACACAAAGAAACGGCGCACTACCAAAAGTGGCGCGACACTGTTGCCGATATGATGGCTGAACCGCGATCGGCACTTAAATTTTATAATGTACATCCCGACGAAAAAGGTTGGGATTAA